Proteins from a single region of Syngnathus typhle isolate RoL2023-S1 ecotype Sweden linkage group LG10, RoL_Styp_1.0, whole genome shotgun sequence:
- the ddc gene encoding aromatic-L-amino-acid decarboxylase isoform X2, translated as MLADMLCGAIGCIGFSWASSPACTELETVMLDWLGKMLQLPESFIAGTCGHGGGVIQGTASEATLMSLLAARCKAVRRVHSMDPEKSEHEILIKLVAYTSEQSHSSVERAGLIGGVTMKQIPTDSTTYAVTGELLKTIVEKDKEAGLIPFYFCATLGTTASCAFDPISQLGPICNEHNMWMHVDAAYAGSAFICPEFRPLLNGIEFADSFNLNPHKWLLVNFDCSAMWVKKRQDMIGAFKVEPLYLRHENQESGLVTDYRHWQIPLGRRFRSLKMWFVFRMYGLHGLQAHIRKQVCLAKEFESLVRADQRFEICADVIMGLVCFRLKGSNERNQDLLKRITKNRAIHLVPCYLSGRFVLRFAICSRTTESRHIREAWRHITQLTFELLQDSVQ; from the exons ATGTTGGCAGATATGCTGTGCGGAGCCATTGGCTGCATTGGATTCTCTTGG GCTTCCAGCCCAGCTTGCACCGAGCTGGAGACAGTGATGTTAGACTGGCTGGGGAAGATGCTGCAGCTGCCAGAGTCTTTCATAGCCGGAACTTGTGGTCACGGAGGAGGTGTCATCCAG GGCACGGCCAGCGAAGCGACCCTCATGTCGTTGCTCGCCGCACGTTGTAAAGCTGTCCGTCGAGTCCACTCCATGGACCCTGAAAAGTCTGAACATGAAATCCTCATCAAATTGGTGGCATATACATCCGAGCAA TCTCATTCGTCTGTGGAGCGAGCAGGTCTGATCGGAGGCGTGACCATGAAGCAAATCCCCACAGACAGCACCACGTACGCCGTCACGGGTGAATTGCTCAAGACAATAGTGGAAAAGGATAAAGAAGCAGGACTCATCCCTTTCTAT TTCTGCGCAACGCTTGGCACCACTGCATCATGTGCGTTTGATCCTATTTCTCAGCTGGGGCCTATAT GTAATGAGCACAACATGTGGATGCACGTTGATGCCGCGTATGCTGGGAGTGCGTTTATCTGTCCGGAATTCCGGCCCTTGTTGAACGGCATCGAG TTTGCAGACTCTTTCAACTTGAACCCACACAAATGGCTGTTGGTCAACTTTGACTGCTCTGCCATGTG GGTGAAGAAGAGGCAAGACATGATCGGAGCCTTCAAAGTGGAGCCGCTCTACCTCAGACACGAGAACCAGGAGTCAG GGCTAGTGACAGATTACAGG cATTGGCAGATTCCACTGGGCAGACGCTTCCGCTCCCTCAAAATGTGGTTTGTCTTTCGCATGTACGGCCTCCACGGACTACAGGCTCATATCCGTAAG caAGTGTGCCTGGCCAAGGAGTTTGAGAGTCTGGTACGAGCAGATCAGAGATTTGAGATCTGTGCTGACGTCATCATGGGCCTGGTTTGCTTCAGGCTGAAG GGCTCCAATGAGCGGAACCAGGATCTGCTGAAGAGGATCACAAAGAACAGAGCGATTCACTTGGTGCCTTGTTATCTGAGCGGACGCTTTGTCCTGCGTTTCGCCATCTGCTCGCGCACCACCGAGTCTCGTCACATTCGGGAAGCGTGGCGGCACATCACGCAGCTGACCTTTGAGCTCCTGCAGGATTCGGTTCAATGA
- the ddc gene encoding aromatic-L-amino-acid decarboxylase isoform X1: MNAGEFRRRGREMVDFVADYLENVEQRPVYPDVEPGYLRSLIPTEAPLEPETYEEIMKDVERVIMPGITHWHSPYFYAYFPAASSYPAMLADMLCGAIGCIGFSWASSPACTELETVMLDWLGKMLQLPESFIAGTCGHGGGVIQGTASEATLMSLLAARCKAVRRVHSMDPEKSEHEILIKLVAYTSEQSHSSVERAGLIGGVTMKQIPTDSTTYAVTGELLKTIVEKDKEAGLIPFYFCATLGTTASCAFDPISQLGPICNEHNMWMHVDAAYAGSAFICPEFRPLLNGIEFADSFNLNPHKWLLVNFDCSAMWVKKRQDMIGAFKVEPLYLRHENQESGLVTDYRHWQIPLGRRFRSLKMWFVFRMYGLHGLQAHIRKQVCLAKEFESLVRADQRFEICADVIMGLVCFRLKGSNERNQDLLKRITKNRAIHLVPCYLSGRFVLRFAICSRTTESRHIREAWRHITQLTFELLQDSVQ; this comes from the exons ATGAACGCAGGAGAGTTCCGGCGTCGAGGAAGGGAGATGGTCGACTTTGTAGCCGACTATTTGGAGAACGTGGAGCAGCGGCCGGTCTATCCGGACGTAGAGCCGGGATATCTTCGCTCCTTAATCCCGACCGAGGCGCCGCTAGAACCAGAGACCTATGAGGAGATCATGAAGGATGTGGAGCGGGTCATAATGCCTGGG ATTACCCACTGGCACAGTCCATACTTCTATGCGTACTTCCCTGCAGCTTCCTCCTACCCGGCCATGTTGGCAGATATGCTGTGCGGAGCCATTGGCTGCATTGGATTCTCTTGG GCTTCCAGCCCAGCTTGCACCGAGCTGGAGACAGTGATGTTAGACTGGCTGGGGAAGATGCTGCAGCTGCCAGAGTCTTTCATAGCCGGAACTTGTGGTCACGGAGGAGGTGTCATCCAG GGCACGGCCAGCGAAGCGACCCTCATGTCGTTGCTCGCCGCACGTTGTAAAGCTGTCCGTCGAGTCCACTCCATGGACCCTGAAAAGTCTGAACATGAAATCCTCATCAAATTGGTGGCATATACATCCGAGCAA TCTCATTCGTCTGTGGAGCGAGCAGGTCTGATCGGAGGCGTGACCATGAAGCAAATCCCCACAGACAGCACCACGTACGCCGTCACGGGTGAATTGCTCAAGACAATAGTGGAAAAGGATAAAGAAGCAGGACTCATCCCTTTCTAT TTCTGCGCAACGCTTGGCACCACTGCATCATGTGCGTTTGATCCTATTTCTCAGCTGGGGCCTATAT GTAATGAGCACAACATGTGGATGCACGTTGATGCCGCGTATGCTGGGAGTGCGTTTATCTGTCCGGAATTCCGGCCCTTGTTGAACGGCATCGAG TTTGCAGACTCTTTCAACTTGAACCCACACAAATGGCTGTTGGTCAACTTTGACTGCTCTGCCATGTG GGTGAAGAAGAGGCAAGACATGATCGGAGCCTTCAAAGTGGAGCCGCTCTACCTCAGACACGAGAACCAGGAGTCAG GGCTAGTGACAGATTACAGG cATTGGCAGATTCCACTGGGCAGACGCTTCCGCTCCCTCAAAATGTGGTTTGTCTTTCGCATGTACGGCCTCCACGGACTACAGGCTCATATCCGTAAG caAGTGTGCCTGGCCAAGGAGTTTGAGAGTCTGGTACGAGCAGATCAGAGATTTGAGATCTGTGCTGACGTCATCATGGGCCTGGTTTGCTTCAGGCTGAAG GGCTCCAATGAGCGGAACCAGGATCTGCTGAAGAGGATCACAAAGAACAGAGCGATTCACTTGGTGCCTTGTTATCTGAGCGGACGCTTTGTCCTGCGTTTCGCCATCTGCTCGCGCACCACCGAGTCTCGTCACATTCGGGAAGCGTGGCGGCACATCACGCAGCTGACCTTTGAGCTCCTGCAGGATTCGGTTCAATGA
- the ddc gene encoding aromatic-L-amino-acid decarboxylase isoform X3: MNAGEFRRRGREMVDFVADYLENVEQRPVYPDVEPGYLRSLIPTEAPLEPETYEEIMKDVERVIMPGITHWHSPYFYAYFPAASSYPAMLADMLCGAIGCIGFSWASSPACTELETVMLDWLGKMLQLPESFIAGTCGHGGGVIQGTASEATLMSLLAARCKAVRRVHSMDPEKSEHEILIKLVAYTSEQSHSSVERAGLIGGVTMKQIPTDSTTYAVTGELLKTIVEKDKEAGLIPFYFCATLGTTASCAFDPISQLGPICNEHNMWMHVDAAYAGSAFICPEFRPLLNGIEFADSFNLNPHKWLLVNFDCSAM, from the exons ATGAACGCAGGAGAGTTCCGGCGTCGAGGAAGGGAGATGGTCGACTTTGTAGCCGACTATTTGGAGAACGTGGAGCAGCGGCCGGTCTATCCGGACGTAGAGCCGGGATATCTTCGCTCCTTAATCCCGACCGAGGCGCCGCTAGAACCAGAGACCTATGAGGAGATCATGAAGGATGTGGAGCGGGTCATAATGCCTGGG ATTACCCACTGGCACAGTCCATACTTCTATGCGTACTTCCCTGCAGCTTCCTCCTACCCGGCCATGTTGGCAGATATGCTGTGCGGAGCCATTGGCTGCATTGGATTCTCTTGG GCTTCCAGCCCAGCTTGCACCGAGCTGGAGACAGTGATGTTAGACTGGCTGGGGAAGATGCTGCAGCTGCCAGAGTCTTTCATAGCCGGAACTTGTGGTCACGGAGGAGGTGTCATCCAG GGCACGGCCAGCGAAGCGACCCTCATGTCGTTGCTCGCCGCACGTTGTAAAGCTGTCCGTCGAGTCCACTCCATGGACCCTGAAAAGTCTGAACATGAAATCCTCATCAAATTGGTGGCATATACATCCGAGCAA TCTCATTCGTCTGTGGAGCGAGCAGGTCTGATCGGAGGCGTGACCATGAAGCAAATCCCCACAGACAGCACCACGTACGCCGTCACGGGTGAATTGCTCAAGACAATAGTGGAAAAGGATAAAGAAGCAGGACTCATCCCTTTCTAT TTCTGCGCAACGCTTGGCACCACTGCATCATGTGCGTTTGATCCTATTTCTCAGCTGGGGCCTATAT GTAATGAGCACAACATGTGGATGCACGTTGATGCCGCGTATGCTGGGAGTGCGTTTATCTGTCCGGAATTCCGGCCCTTGTTGAACGGCATCGAG TTTGCAGACTCTTTCAACTTGAACCCACACAAATGGCTGTTGGTCAACTTTGACTGCTCTGCCATGTG A